Genomic DNA from Dysidea avara chromosome 10, odDysAvar1.4, whole genome shotgun sequence:
AGTAACTAAAACAGATTATTTCACCATACTTTGAGAGATTTTCTCATTGCACCTACAGCTGTAATGTTGAAATAAATTCACACTACAAAGTCAAAAGCACTTGTATGGTTCCTGGCCGGTCTAACATTTGACAAGTTCCAAAATATTCCCTTAGGCAATTACTTTGATTGTATTCACTACTGGAAGATTTGCCCTTGAAAAGTTAAGATTTCATTGGTGGCCACACTGAATTCAAGGCATTTTCATAGGATAAACCAACAATGAAAATATAATCTCATGGACTATTCATTGATAAAGTTTCATAGTTTAGTTTAGCCAAAATTGAACAAAATTTCTGGATGTTTTTTTAGGCCACCTGATAAAAATTTCACAGGGTTCGATTTTTGTTTCATTGGATTTCCATGGAAACTACTCTCCCAGTAGTGACATCAAACCATTTAGAACACATTACTCAACTTCCATAGAAAATTTGTTCCTTCTATCGCAAAGTGAACAATTCTTGCAAAATTTGTCATTTAGCTGCTTCACTATGGATCTGTcctgtacagtgaaacctctcttaacaagCTCTCCAAATTAAACTTTCTATAATAAGGACGAACATTTTTGGTATAGCTCTATATTAGCTGCCTCTGAAAGAGACAGGTCATAAAAGTGTCCATCACAGAGCCGAGATCCACTGTATGTCAGTCCAGGCAGTGGTCAGCAAAAATTGATTTATTACAGTGTGccaggtgtgtatgtgtgtggatgttgtgcgtgtgcgtgcacgTGCAGTATGTACAAGTGATTCTCAGAATACTATAGCTAGTGGTTAAGCACATGATAACTATTTGCATGCATAGTATTTGCCTcagttgtattatacatgtacGAACAACGCATAAGCAATTTACAGTACCTGATTTGAAATAAAGCCTATCAAATAGCTCTTTGCCAGTTCCCGAGCATCTTGTGAGTGGTGATTGTCTTCAAACTCTGCAGTAGCATCTTGTCCTAACTCAACAGGTTGATCCACATTGCATTAATACACCACTTTACCTGCAAATTCTAATAGTATATCTCCACCGCCTGGATGCTGTCAGGATTATATATAATAGCtggattagtgggcgtggctcgaAAACTCCATATTATATTTAATAGCTACAATATTAATTAGTATCTTACATCATTTAAAAAATCTGTCACGTCGTACACGTTGTCGTGTATAATTATCCAACAAGATTCGCTCGTGTTGTGTTTAGCTACATCCTCTCTTGTGAATTGTTCTGACATCACCTTTCAACTCTAACATAAGTTATTCGTGCAGGTGTTGGGGCTTTGACCGAAAATGTTAGCGTACGCCGAGGAAGACAAATGAAAGTCAAAGCACAAGCGATGGATGCTGCAGAAACTTGGGACGTTCTTCTGTACGGGGAAACCTCCAAGGTTTGTACGCACACGATGATTTGCAAAGCGTCTATTTTAACTACGGCAGGTGAATGCGGCGAAACTGAAAGCGCTGCTTGTGGACTTCATGACCACTTATATTACCTCAGAAGAAAGCGCGTTTAACATCCTTCCAAGGTATATACTGGTTAAATGAAGCAATTCAGATGTTATTCTATATTTCTgtagtgatttgtttacagtgaGTAGCTTGTTGGTGCAGAAACTAGTAACGCAGATCCGACACGCGTTTATTACATCACACGGGAAGAACACGAAACCTAACGTTGGAGTATACAGCGTGGTGCAGTTCCTAAAGCAGGATGTTAACTGTTATCTGATGTTGACACTAACCCTGGTGTGTCACAAGGTATGGGGTGAAGGGAGCACAGTTAGTGACATAGTGGGTGGGTATACTGTACACACAGGTCAACGTATACTACCCTGAGCTGGCAGAACTCATTCTGGTGATTCTTAAGAGTGCTCTCTCCTCAATGTTGGACTTCATGCAGAGCTCTGGTAAGCCACAACTACAGTGTAGTGCAAGAGTATAATTTGTAAAAGTTTGGAAGTTCAGTACTATGAACACTTTTGGACTTATGCAATTTAGGTGACACTTGTTTTGAGATTTTTCTCTTCCTAGAACCTGTTAATGACATAATTCAGATATTTTGTTAAGGTCCTAGTACATGAAGTAACTTCACTTGCACTGTACAGGGTACACTATTTCATCATCATACATGGATGTGTTGTGCCAGATACATGAAAACATTTtcagtaataaaattaatggcaagCAGTCTGCAGCCACTCTGGTACATAGTGTAAATACTCTGTCAACTCCTGTCAATGAGCCAATACAGTGAAACCCTCTAATGGGTAGAGGAAAAAACCAAGTTTGTCTGCCAGCACTACAACATAAACATTGCATGTGCAAGTAtgtgtatcatcagcaaacttaTTAATAGAATTAGGAGTTTAATAGATTAATCCAGTACCATACATTTTACTAATACAGCTAGAGAGGCTGAAGTAGCCTGTCAGAATGATGTCTATACCAGCcactgtacattagggatcatggaggtttgggcttttctggccaaaatgtCACCCAATAATTCCTTCATTACAGCTtcgcagtgttggttaggtataaaTCAATCCCAAAAATGCCTGCAGAGTGATCCTAAacctttcaacaagtttctgtggaattttaaactaaattttctgctgactaacAAACTAACTGACTAATGCCTCCAACCAAGCATAACTAAGGCTACAgccttgatttcttcactgttcaacgccACTTCGGCCCAAGATATGCCTTTTCatcaactgcagcagctacagtgtGTGCATCATGTACTTAAATTTTTGTAGTATTTGCTGTAATAGCAAACACTGcacatttgtcctcctttgtgccccattctttctccactaccgtgtaggtgttgattcattGTAATGCGCTTCAGTGGAGCTGGCTATTGTGAGAATTGTCCGTAgtttctgtagtgactgaattgattgcagagatatttcttgtactgttcttcgtttgtaatgctgtagaACATGAGCGGAATGGCCgattcacttttaggctttgaAGAGTTTGTGAATAGACGAAGTATAGAATAGATACTTATTATTTGTACTTAGACATTTGCTGTTCAAAGTTCCATGGTGACAAATATAGTTAATTAGTAATTACTATACTTGACTTTTAATTAGCAAATTAATTGTTAATTACTGAATTAGTACCTGGTTTTATAGATGTAGCAAAACATCCGACTAGTGTATATCAAGTTTAACTATGTGTTCCCCAGATGATTTGGCGTTGTTACCAGTTTACCAAATCTGCAAGAGTGAACCATCTCAAGAAACTGATGAGACCACTCTAGATACTGATAAGTTGTTTTTCAATACTCCTCGTTCGTTTCTGATTTACCTGATTGATCAAATTTGTGTAAAGAAAGAAGAGACTTTTAACTTTTTAAACAACTTCAGATTTTGTCTGTTACTATTGTCAGTCTATGAAGGATTGTGTTTTAAGAGTGGCCTGTATAGTTTAGCTCGAATATCTGACTGCGTTCAACagctacacagtgttacaaacctTCTTAATGACACCATCAATCACTGGTCGAGATGTTGCCTACAGTTGAGAGATGCAAGCAGTGTCTCTGCTGGAAAGACAACACTCTTCTATGTCACAGCCATCCTCGTACGCATCTGGTTATCTGTTCCGGCTCAATTCTCACACATTACAACAACCGAAGACTTGAAAACAATAGTATCCAAGCCGCTTTCTAGTATTATAACAGCATGTGTTAATCTTAAGATGAACCAGTACGATGCCAGCCCTGCTATGAGTCAAGAGCTTGGTATTGTGGCATTAGAAATGCTATACTCTGTACTCAGCTATGTTGATATCTGCAATCAGGGTCCAACCCATTCGCTGAGTGTGGTTACTCCTCTCATGCAGAGTATCCTGACGGATGAGTGTAAtggaatatttttgtatttaGTTGCTAAATTGTGTATTTCATCAAGTTTCACTGTCAGTAAGGATGGAGAGGGTAAGGGAATTCAACTATTGGTAGCAGGAATTATCGACAAGCTTACTTCAATTGCGTCGTACATTGGGAATGAGCGTAGCCGTTGTATTAAACCATCAACAGTTAAAATAAAGAACACCAGTATGTCAGATGGAGTGGGTTTAGCAGAGTCTGAAGTAATGATCAGACATATCAGTAAACTGGCTATGTCACTATTTGGTATTTGCGGTGACCTTCCCGATATACAGATCAGCCTTATTCGACTGCTCTCACAGACTGTTTGTGATCCAGTGGTGATCATAGAGATGTTTCTTCCCAGTTTGCCATCTCGTCTGCCATCATTTTATGATAATCCTTCCATCTTGTCTTTGTATCTTGACCTTCTTGAGAAGGCTTGGTTTCAGCAGTCGTCTGATGTCGGAGGTGACTCAAAATGGTGGGAGATTCTAGGAAATTACCTGAAGCTGTTAAAGTGTAGTGACCACACTGTTGTCCTAGAGGTGCTCTATCACATTCAGTGTATATTGGGCCACAGCAGTGTTCCACTTAAGACACATCTTTGTCAGTATGTGGTCGGGCCATTCCTTAGTGATCAACTGAAGTTGTTTAAAGATGGTCTCACCAGCAATACAGAAGTAGACCCCAGTGATAAGAAACGTTACAACTCACTCGTGTTTTTACTGTTGAAGCTTGTTGCTAAGGTAGTTTCTGAGGTATCATGTTTGCAGCTACTTGCCGAGGCAGGTGTGGTACAGCTACTATTTGTGCTGCTTCTCTCTGATGAATTTCATGATAGCACTGTCAAGTTACTGCAGGCTATTCTGTTGTTGAATGCTGAATGTAAGACACAAGACTCCCTCCCAGCAGTACTCAAGACAATCATATTGCAAGTGATGCATTCTGTTCTAAAGATAATGGTGTCTCTATCAAGTACCGCTACAGTACGTAAAACTATCCTATCGGTTGCTGACACTTCTAAACCACTGCACACTGGATTACTGTCAGAGGTTGACGTAGATCAAGCACACAGTGGTATTGTGAAGTACTTTGTGAAGAAGAGTCTTGCTGTTAACTTGGTCAAGGATGAGTTTTGTCATGACTTTAAAATCTGTTCCAGTCTTTGGGGGATCATTGCTTGTGTAGTCACGGAGGATACATGGCTCTTAAAATATGCCAGTGATAGTAACTTATGGGAGTTGGTTATGGTGATGGCTCCAGGGCTTGGTGCTTTTCTTGCCACAATAAAGAAGCTAGAAACAGTTGAAGATTTGGTAGAGCAACTCTGTGAGACAAGTATCGTTGTGTTATGCCGACAGCTGCAGCTAGCTTGCTGTTTTATGAGCACAAAGGAATCTGGGAAAACAGTAAGCGTACAAAGATGACAAAAGTTTGGTGGGGCTGAAGTTTGGAAAAAAAATCAACAAACTTTTATCTGCCAAACTTTTGTTCTTaactgtacatatgtaagtaCTATCTTTTGAAAAGCATTTTTTCTCCTTTGTAGGCACTAAAGATGTTTTTGAAGGAAGTTCAAGACTCACTACAAGGCAGTAAAGTGGCAGATGCTACAAATGGTCACAAATTGTGTACTGAACTGGTGAATTGTTCAACAGCTTTCCATCGTCCTAAACAAGACCGCCAACCAGCTGTAGTCCCATCAAACACACCTGTACACACCACACAACACAATGTTGTCGTTGCTAACAGGAAAAGAGTGTGCAGAAAGAGGCTTTCCAAGGCTGAATTAACAACTGTTATGTCTAATCGTATCAGCCGCTCATCGACAACAGATGCTAAGGAGAATGGTTATGATGCTGATATCGAGAAAGAAGTGATCGTCGAAGGAGCTACTGTTTATAGAAATGGCATCATGCCACAAGATGGCTCCTTAGGGAAAGTAACCTTTGTGACTCCAATATTTTATGCGCTTAGTTTGATTCATCAGTCCACTG
This window encodes:
- the LOC136269233 gene encoding cytochrome b5-like, with product MSEQFTREDVAKHNTSESCWIIIHDNVYDVTDFLNDHPGGGDILLEFAGQDATAEFEDNHHSQDARELAKSYLIGFISNQDGSRDQDTSGGQPQDSSWCTIS